A region of the Pempheris klunzingeri isolate RE-2024b chromosome 6, fPemKlu1.hap1, whole genome shotgun sequence genome:
CACATGATTGTTGTCATGGAGAGAAacgtgttttaaaaaaaaactaaaaaaacaaacaaacaatgcgTCTCCATGGAGATTTCAAACAATAACAGGCTTTCTAAAAGCAGCCGCGAATCAAAGCAACAGGCCGACATTTCGTAGCGCCGCCGTGTTCTCCGTCGTCTCAGGTGTGTCGGATACACATCGGTCTCCAGGAcgtgtttagcctagcttagcacaaagactggaagcaaagggaaactgttagcctagcttagcacaaagactggaagcaaagggaaactgttagcctagcctagcagTCTGATTTGGTTTAGTTCGGACGGAGCTCAGACCAACAACCCCAGGATTGTCTATAATGTATTACAGCGTTTAATTAAGGTGTTTAATGGGTTTTATGCTTGAATTGAGGGTTTTTACGGGGAAGAAATACCTTAAAATGTGCCAATTAACATGCAAACTGCTCCTGAAACTTTAGCTTAAAGTCCCTTCAGTTTTCCAGTTGAGGAGGAAATCAAGAGCAGCTTTGTTGTTGGGAAAATATAGTGAAATGTGGTTGAAGTTCTTCCAGACTGAATCATAATTAAACAGAATTTATCAGGTTTCAGGTCAGACCGTCCTccacattagcatgctaacgttagctgcacAGCTAACAGCTCCTCCTGCGGTTAGTGGCTGTGATTATTCATAACAACTAGTGGAGCAACtagtttgttttaatttcaaaactccACTTTGTgaatgctaacgttagctaagaAGCTAGGTTTGAGCTGactaatgctagctagctaatgctagcacCTCATGCCACGTGTTCTGCTGCTTGAAATGACTTTAAACTTTTAGTTGCACGTCTCAGTTTATAAAACGCTCATGAACCTTCAGATGGAGATCAAGAGGACTTACTAAATGTCCGCCTGTTGCTTTCAGTCTTAAATGTTCCGTGGAAGTAGTTGTGTGTTAGCAGAGTTTTGCTAACGTCTCGTTCAGATATTTAGACGTGTTATTTAAGCATTTAGCAGCAGCTGTAGGACGGGAGGCAGCTCGTTCAGATACATATCAATCAAATGCAAAATACTTTATGTTCACCTTTTTTTTGCCATAATTACCGTCTTAGTTTTTGGTACTTGATTTGTAGATgaactgtaatttattttttgatcTCACTGGAAATTcacaatgtgttttctgttgttgttttatgatTCTATGTTCTACGTGTCTGATCCACAATGGAAACCCTGCAGCTTCGGTTTGCCTTCACACAGGACGTCTGATATCGGTCACATTCAGAGTCGCTGCCAAAAACCAGCTGGGGTTGCACTTTACTTTCTGTCATGTCTAATTTCCTCAGAAGTTTTCTGGAAAGAACTTTGCCACTTGGTACTATTTCTAGAGGAAATGGAGATAGTGTTCAGTTGAATATTTTAGTCAGAgcacaataaatgaataatgaatatatCAAGCCACTCTTTGAAGAAAATTcctcattaaagaagctcattaAATGTGCCGTTGTAATGTCAGCTGCAGCTGGGCTTAATGTTTCATTTAGAGGTGAGCTGAATCCGACGTCAGCAGCTCCTGACTGCagtgaacccctggatgttcacacAACTGTCACTGGATCGctgagagactggaggaaacttaaaaacagacagattctctatgaggttctgcacTGTCTGACTGTTTTTTCCTGAACTCTGAGCTGATTTCTGGAGGTCTGTTGTAGTTGGACATCAGAGGTGTTGGCGTCTCACTCAATGATTCAGTGTTTCATGTCCGTCAGCTCACATTTCACTGAGTTGGGACTCTGAGAAGGAGGCAGACATCTTTGCCTCCTCTTCAGACCCCTGAGGAGGCTTCAGTCGTTTTCTTTAGTCTCTGTCCTGCTGAGTGTTTCCATGTCTGTTACAGGCCACATCCAGTCATTTCACCAGATGCTTCAGTCCTCTGATGTTAATCCAGTCTGATCAAGTCTTTATAAGCTACCAGAAAAATGACCCGGATGTCGGGTAAGTTCCTGTGTTTCTAACCCTGGGTCCTATCTGCACATATTCTGCCTCCTAAATGgctggtaggtactaaaagtgttggtccagttatattgctctcttcacagccaccagactccactgacaaaaccaCTGATTTTACCTctgctgctggtctactgctgcctctgttagtttgtttgtttgtgttactgtgtgatttGGGTGATTTAAtaggtcagtttggatccaacaaaatatttgtgtagcacacaataacacaaactaactaaccgattaaggcagcggtagaccaacAGCTAtcgtgtaaaatccctgtttttgtgaatgtagtctggtgtgatCGGGTGctgttgtcccaaaggatcacgttacAGCCCATTTGGAGTGAACTGACCACAGACACTAGACTTTACCACTGTCATTTAAGACAGTGAACTACCCACAGACATTCATCTGTCCCACTGCTAGTaaagacagtgaactaaccacagaaaCCAGATtgtcctgctgttattacagacacctgaactcaCCGCTGCCGTAGACTGACTGGCTGTTTTGGATGAAATGAGGCGTTCTGAGGATGTTTAATTATTGATCTCAGGTCAGTCGTTCATTGATGAGTAACGAGAGGCGACACAGCAGTTTGTTAGAAAAGAAAACTTATTAaaggacggacggacagacggacatcTCTGCATCAGGAGGTTTAAAGGTCTgaacaacatgtaaacacagaaaccGCTTTATTGATCAGCTGTAAAAAGTGATTAATAATCCATGGAATCAGTCACAGAAGACGTTTGTCTGTACATTCAACACAGGTGAAGCTCCACCCGCCTGGGACGACAGGTACggaaaaacaaagacactttttaaaaactgtaagtgtgtgtgtgtgtgttggtgatgaCATCAGATGAAGGCGGCCAATAGGATCAGAGCAGGACGTCACATGGCGGTAGCTTTTTCTTCAGGGACGTCAGTCACCAGGTTGTCGTAGGCGTTCTCATGTTCTTtgctcctgacacacacacacacacacacacacacacacacacacacacacacacacacacacacacacacacacacacacacacacacacacacgtcaataCTAACGTCTATAACCCCACAGGAAGTCAAACACTGGTCAGTTGAGGCGTTGGGAGGTCTTGTGGGTCCTACCTGACCAGGTCCAGGTGGGTCTCATAGGTGTTGTCTTCTCTCACCGATTCTgttctcttcctcctgcagacacacGGAAACATTCACATCATGTCAGGACTCTTTAAATCTGCTGGTCAGTTATTTACTTTGGTTTATaaactccactgtttctcccccatgatcctctgtgtccacatcctggtgtctgagcGACTGGGAGGTAGTAAGAGTGTTGGAACTGGTGTtccagtgtgtgacagcatcatggaaaggatccctacagagagagacctggaagatccttttggtttaaccacaaacagcacacacaccagactacattcactaaaacagggattttagagaacaggacacaggagctgctgctctgctgctgcctccatcagtcagtgtgtttgtgttattgtgtgactttggtgatttaaagggttaattcagatccaacacaatatttgtgtaacactcagtaacaccaacacactgactgatggaggcagcaactcctgtgtcctgttctctaaaatccctgttttagtgaatgtagtctggtgtgtgtgctgtttgtggttaaaccaaaaggatcttccaggtctctctctgtagggatcctttccataatgctgcaGCCTGGAGGACTCGAGGGACCTACCTGACCTGGTCCAGGTCCAAACTGGTCTCGTAGTTGTTGTCGTTGGTCTCAATGAAgtcattttctctcactgtttccttcctcctgcagaagcacacaaacattcacattcatacTATATTCGAACATCATTATTACACAATATTGTTCTTTACATCTATTGATTATTAGTTTCTATGAGTCATAATCTACTGTTGTCTATAAAATATCAGTGAACACGTTACAACCTGCTGGGCTCCTCACACCAGGCCTTCTTCACCAGGAAGCCCAcgaaggtgaggaagaggaagccgACCACAGCGATGATGCCAGTGAGCCACTGAGGCAGCAGACGCTCGCTCTGATTCTGAGCTGCAACATGAACACGcgctgaggtcaaaggtcatcagAGCCCCTTCAGACGCTAAAATAAACCATTAACTCTTAAACCTGGACCGTCATTTAGACcgagctgcacctgatcacagtaggtccactaaaagagcttgtttgatccactgacaggctcagagtgttattctaagtgtgtgacagcatcatggaaaggatccctacagagagagacctggaagatccttttggtttaaccacaaacagcacacacaccagactacattcactaaaacaggggttttagaaGGGGAGttgttggtctgctgctgccacaatcagttagtttgttgctgtaagtgtgtgttacacaaatattatgaTGGATTCAAACTGACCTATTAAAtcaccaaaatcacacagtaacacaaacaaacaaactaacagaggtagcagtagaccagcagcagAGGTAAAATCAGtggttttgtcagtggagtctggtggctgtgaagagagcaatataactggaccaacacttttagtacctaccagcCGTTTAGGGTTAAacccaacacaatatttctgtaacacacaacaacacaaacacactgactgatggaggcagcagctcctgtgtcctgttctctaaaatccctgttttagtgaatgtagtctggtgtgtgtgctgtttgtggttaaaccaaaaggatcttccaggtctctctctgtagggatcctttctctgtagggatcctttccatgatgttCTGGATAAACCTGTTAAATATCTGTGTCCTGTGGAAGAATCCCTCGAATTATCTTTagaattcttttttaaatttcagaatAAACTAAACAAACCTAAACCTCACTGACACGTGATCATTAAGGAGCTTGTTAACTATTTTAAAATTGACGTTCAAATGAAAGAGGATTTATTATAAGAGGATTATAACTGACTTAATTCAGGGCTccagaaaacacatcaaaccCTTTAAATCGAgaagtttggtttgttttcatggacaCAATAAGGGAAATGAATCAGAGTTAGATTAAGTGACTGGTCGATGGTGTTTTAAGGACTTGTTGCTTcagtctgactgcagctgtCAGGTAACTGGTGCAATGAAGAGAAGTAGAAAGTACACAATCTAACACTGGAGTACTTCAGTTGTGTACTCGGCTCAGTACTGgagtattagtgtgtgtgtgtgcaggtttaaTGAGGCCTGTGAAGACTTTGACCCCCAACAACATAACAGGACCTGCCCCCATGTTAGCTCATGATCTTCATTATTAATTGATGAAGTTTAGTTAATATTAAGATGGTTTCAGAGGTTTTGACTGCAGCAGTGAAGCAGAACCTGTGGAGGGAAAAGTCCTGAAACTGTAGTGAAATAGAAAGTCTCAATAAAAACTCTAAATCACAGGAAAAGCttttatggaaaggatccctacagagagagacctggaagatccttttggtttaaccacaaacagcacacacaccagactacattcactaaaacagggatttaagctctCAGAACATGTGAGTCATGCCTTGAtctgctagtttgtttgtgttattatgtgtcacacaaatattaagttggatccaaactaatcttttaaaacaccaaagtcacataataacacaaaaacaacaaaccatTAGAGGCAGaggtaaaccagcaactcccgtgtaaaattgctgtttttctcaatggagtctggtggctttgaagagaacaatatgtgtttttctggttaaacaaaaagtaaattgcctcagactcagagtgttattctaagtgtgtgacagcatcatggaaaggatccctacagagagagacctggaagatccttttggtttaaccacaaacagcacacacaccagactacattcactaaaacagggattctaGCTCTcagttgctgctctgctgctgctgcctctgtcggTTAGTTAGCTTGTGCTTCTGTgggactctggtgttttaaagggtcattctGTGAGATAGAATAACTGTTTTATAACAGAAAAACTAATTTAAGGAACCAGCCTCTCAAATTTGAAACTAAACACTGTCAGTAAATGTGAGGGAGAATCGTAACAAGGTGTTTCTACTAGATGACCTCACCAGGAAACAGCTGCTCCCTTTAAggaagaaataatgaataaaggTTCCCAGAGTGTCTTCAGACTGCTGAAGTGGAACCACAGtatctttttattcatttatttgaacaTCAAAATGATGCATTGATCACTGGATTAGTTAAATggaatattttcagttttattattgattttagcTCCTCAAAGAGACgagtttatgttttgttttttttaactgatgaTCAGTTTCACacctcagagggaaatattctacttttattttactacattcatttaatacaaaatataatcaacaaaGAAGTTATGAAGTATTATTGGTGGTTTAGACCAAACGTTATTGATCCCGGGGTGAATTCAGGAGCTTCACCAGCTCACTGATCCATAATGAgaagcctcagtgtgtgtgtgtgtctctc
Encoded here:
- the pdzk1ip1 gene encoding PDZK1-interacting protein 1 — its product is MGKLCAVTSCLLLAVGAVTAQTAQNQSERLLPQWLTGIIAVVGFLFLTFVGFLVKKAWCEEPSRRKETVRENDFIETNDNNYETSLDLDQVRRKRTESVREDNTYETHLDLVRSKEHENAYDNLVTDVPEEKATAM